The window GGGACAGAATCTAGGCAGAGACTGATGACACTTGTCCCAAGGAGAACTGGAACCTCAAAGATAAAAGCAAAAGACTCTGCAGAATCAATTCTTTCTACCGAGTTATACTAATTTATGCATTGGCACATGAGTTTCTAAAGATTTATGATATCTTCAACAGAAAATCTCAGGAGGCACATCTAACAGAAAGTTGACACCACACATGATTTGACATGAGGTGTCATCAATGCAGGGAGAGTGTCTGGGGACTTGAAATACATGCTGAATGACATGTAGACAGGATAACTGAGCACAGCATCTGGGTGACATGGGGACAGAGGGGAGACCGAGACAGGGTCAGACCAGGCCTATGTGTCCCACCAGTGAGGGGCCTTGTCCTCCCCATGTTATTCTAAGCTGTGTTTCTCAGGCTGTGGCAAGAGCTCTGTGACCCTGTTTCTGCTGGGCACAGGCTGTGAATGAACACAGAAGGCGTTCCAGAAAATAGAGACTAATTTAAGTGGACATGTTTCCCCTGTGATCACATTTACTGTAGGGAAAGCTTTGGACACAATAGATAATAGTAGctaacacttattttttattttctgaaccaTAGTTTGTATAACTATATCCTTTATTATTGGCGAAATGGTGGTCTAGTAATAAGTCCTCTTACTTGAAACAGAAACACATGACCTCTAATATTTCCAAGTTGTAAAAGGGTGTTTGAGGGAGGCCTGTCCATGGAGGGGGATGAACTCAGTGGACTCTTAGGTGTCAGCAGGCAGAGGAGCTGAAGTAGGCTTATAAGACCCCCAAACAGACCCGCACCCTAAACTGGGACATATCATGTGCCCTCCATGGCAATCAGGAGTTTGTAGATGTGTTAaagtcagagattttgagctaggGAGATAATCCTGCATTTTCTGGTGACCTCTAAATGCCATCTCACATATTCTATATGAAGGGGACAAGGAGATtttcaaacagacaaaaaatttTGACAATGTCCCCTCATGGGGCAGAGGTAGGAGGGATGTGGGTACCAGAGGACAGCCATCAGCCCTCAGCTGGAGGCACCAGGGATAGATGTTCCCGCAACATTCCAGAGCCAGCATGGCCTCCTGACACTGTGATTTCAGCAGAGGTTACAGATTTTAAGACTTTAGACCTCTGTACCTGGACAAAAGAATTTAACTGAAGCCACTAAGTATGTGGCTGTGTGTCACAGCAGCCACTGGAAACCAACTATGATCTGTGATGTATCCGTCATCTGAGTCAGCTGCCTCATTGGATGGGGCCCATTAGCCTGGATGGGCTCCTGGAAGAGGAGTAGGTGGGGAGACACTGTGCTCATCTGACGTGTACCTCCTGCAGTAAGTGTGGATGGTGTGCATGGAGCTGCCCACATGGGAGATGGACCCCGTGTCCGGGGCTATAGGGAGACCCTGAGGGAGGAAGCGGTACCCGGTGGGGAGGTGAGCAATGCGCATGTGCAGAGTGCAGGGAGTAAGTGACAGTTGAACCCTGTGGATTCACTACAAGTGGAAAAGTGGACAGAGATCATGTCACACGGGGCCATCCAGACATTGACCCCAGGAATGGGGTGAGGACCAAGCAGGGTTTGTGGTGACGACGCGGGCGCAGTAGCAGCGATGCTGCTGGGTAGAAATCATGTGACCGCCGTCAGATTGCAGTCTCCACAGTCCACGCTCCGGAGCAGGACGTTCTCCTGCTTTTACCCTCAACCGCCATACCCTCGGGGCCACGTGACAGGCAGTCTGTGGGGTCATGCAGGATGGCCCTGAGCCCATGTTCCCGCCGGGACCCTTGCACTCAGGCCGCCCTGGTCCCTGGACACTGGTCTCCCTACTTTACTCCTGACACCACCCACAGGCCGCATCATGATGAAACCACccaactcaagccagagactgttgGATAAAACAAGACAGGCAGCGAAGTGCAGGAAAGAAATTTATTGAAGCAAGACGTTGAAACCTTCACAATATCCAGGAAAGATCAGGTCATCACTGAATAACAGGGAGCTCGCATGGAAGATATTAAAAACCTATTGGTTACATGCGACCACTACATTTctctgaaatagaaaaagaaagaaaagaaacatcagtcATGAGCCCCCACAGAAGCCATGTTAACACAGACTGTTGTCCACAACCCAGATGTGGAAGAAACTgcaaccagcaaagggaagtggaGGCACCAGGCAGGTAGCCGTGCGTGTGGGGAATTCAATAGTCCTGGTCCAGTCTGCACAGACCGTGCGAGTCAGGATAGAACCATGTCCACACCCCGCAGATAAACCCTGCGTGTCCCCAGAGAAGGGTTAGGTCTCCAGTGGAGCGAGGAGGAGGCTCAGGAGTTGGGCAGAGCAGCCCGGTGTCCTTTCTCTGAGTCCCAGGACGAGGACTTCACTTGTCACTAAACGGGGACATAGGTCTGAGGGACTGGGTCAGGATGAGAGGGGGCGTGGGCCGTTCTCCTTGCAGATGTCTCGCCTCCAGGAATGGACATTCCCCACACGGCACATGGACTTCCCCACACTGAGAATCCAGCTAGTGAGGACATTTGTGTGAAACCTGAATTAATTCCAGGTGCGAACAAGCTGAGAGACACCTTTACATCTGTGTCATCTCTCCATAAGGACCTGATTGAAGGGTTTCAGCTCCACACAGGGCTGCAAAGGACACAGGGAGGGTTACGGCCCCCTGGCCAGGAAACATGGGGTGAGGTACAGGGGTGTCCTCGGCTCTGTGAGAACTGGCAGAATCCCCAGCAGCCGCCCCTCCGTCCTGATAGAGAGTGGGGCcggctctctccctctcgctgtgtccccttctccctcccagacCTCCCGTGAGAGTCCCAGAGACTGTGCCTCTGGGATAGGGACCCATCCTGCTGGGGGCTAGGGTCTCCGGGCCTGCCCCATCACACCTGTGGGTCTGACTGTCCCTCTCCTCAGGACACTGTGGGGAACCTGGTGCCCAGAGAGATGACCTGAGAAGGACGAACATGCCCAGCACTGTGTGCAGTGTTAGTCTAGCTCAGCAGGTGTCACGTTATCATTGACTTGTGTCCAGAGCCTCTCAGTATGATGTGCACAGAGGGGTTGCTCCCTACCCACCTTGGCCAACCCTGAGCAGCACCCTGACCTCCCCCCAGGCTCTGAAGCTGAGAAGCAGCCTCTatgcagagggagaaagaaattacCAAAGTCTCGataaacttcattcttttgtcaTCGGGCATTTGATCCACGCAGCCCTTCAACTTTACCACAGCCTGGACTGCTTGTCTAGGTGCATTATATTTCTTAAGATTGGCACGGAAGTTGCTGGGAGTTTCCCAAAAGAAGCGCGCCAGGTCTGAAACAAGTGGTGAACACACTGCTGCATTTGCtagagcaaaagaaaaaggaatacaattaattaagaaaagccactttcggccctggccggttggctcagcggtagagcggcggcctggcgtgcaggagtcccgggtttgattcccggccagggcacacaggagagacgcccatttgcttctccaccctccccctctccttcctctctgtctctttcttcccctcccacagcagcaaggctccattggagcaaggatggcccgggcgctggggatggctctgtggcctctgcctcaggcgctagaatgactctggatgcaacagagcgacgccccagaggggcaaagcatcgccccctggtgggcataccgggtggatcccggttgggtgcatgcgggagtctgtctgacagcctctccgtttccagcttcagaaaaatgaagaaaaaaaaaagaaaagccacttTCTCCCATGGCTCTTGACCTTAGAGGTAAACTGGAACCCCTGGGGAATATGGTCATGTCTGATAACTGTGCCAAGGACAATGCAATATCCTGGAAGTAATGACTCGCTCAAGATCCCAGAGCTGGCCGCAGAGCTCTGTCTGGAGAGCAGGTTGACTGATCCCTAGTTCATATTTATTCTCTGTAAAGTACACCCGCCACTTTCCAAGAttctccttcttttctgaaaTTCACACTCTAGATTTCAAAAATTAAGGTTTCGCTGCCAATACAGTGACACCTTCTTTAGTCCTGATATGGGGGAAAGCAGATGTTAGTAATCAGTCTGTCaatgagtggcagagtcagagctACTAGAGGTcagacaggcatggccaacagtttttgcccccgggccagattagaaagaaaactttttcatggGCCgtactaaatattaaaattaaaaaaatgttcaatataaaaacaaatcgtttaagtaaacaaaattttattatatcatttgtttataaataaatataagtgaaaataattttaatatacaatattattttaataaaaatgtattttaataaaaatataattacataccatataaatattcaATCTATCACAaccaatcgaaacaatatttaattaatagaatgagcttgaaggggttatatcacaaataaaacaattatttcattttacaaacagcttggacacattttcagttatcaactgcagctattgtctgtgctacactgccacttgattcagcacacttgaccacaaaaataacgaattgtttgaccttgggtgcgcactggcaaacttcGCCTAacagaatgtgggtttcacatcaccgctaaacgtcaaacagtttaTATCGAGTACAAACGAGTAcgaaagttgtaaatctttataatggaatttttttagatgacaaagaagtatcgcgaatccattggaccaattattggaagttaaccctagattagtcccACGgcaattcttttccgcatatcactatcttcttaaatgtcTTGATTTCCAATAACCAAAGAtgattctgcttctgagtagctgagattttgaAGTAGCggagaacattaaaaatttaattgcgggtCACATAAAGTCATTATTAGGGTAGAAtccggcctgcgggccgtatgttggccatgccttgGTCAGAGAAAAAAGACTAAATCTGGAGAGGAGTGAGGAAATCTAGTGTTAAAAGATGTTCCTTTGAAACTAAATTAAACTATAGGATTATGTCATTGAATGAAGACTGCGAAAAAACTTCTGACAAAAGGACTCTATGAGTTTCACACATCTGGAATTATGCACATGTCATGATGGCTCTTGTGTCCTGCACTGATGTACAGAATTCCTTAGagaaggtgggaggtgggaaCTGGGGCTTACTACCGACCCCACTGGGATTGTGCTGAGACTCAAAGTAACCACGTTCTCTGGTCTAGATTCTCTACACCTCCCCCAAGTCTTTGCAACCACTAGCAGCCCAGAATGTGTCCTCCAGGCTCTGATCTGACCAGATCAGACAGCAGCTATTTGGAGATGGTGAGAGGGTCAGATCAGAGGCCACAGGGCAAAACAGAAAGAGGTTCAGAAAGGCAGATGAAAGAGAATGACTCAAAAGGACTTGGGTCAATGTCAAGGGGTGAAGACACACCAAGTATTCTTCGACAAATGCCTAGAACAAACCCAGAAAAGCAGCAGTTGCCGCCTGAACAATGTCACTGTGTCTCCAAATCCTGGCCGGACGCCTAGAGAATGAGCAGCACGTGTCAATTGGCTGAGGGCTGCCGGTTCTCAGAGCCCACGGGAAGATTGATCAATCAGAGATTCAGACAACACCAGCTCCTCCAAACTGAGAACTCTGCTAAAGCCCTTTCAAGTAGAACACTGTGACTCTGAATCAAGGGGTCCACAATCCATGGACTCAAGTGGCACCTAAATGACCCTGGCATCCTTGGACAGGTGTCTCAGTCATAGCGCACTGGCCTTGCATATGCTTGTCCCAGATTggattcatggtcagggcacacagaagaagtgaccatcagcttctccaccactcctctcccccttctctttttctcccatcctgctgccagtggcttgattagttcgcGGTCAGCCACAGGGCTGACGATAGTCTGAGAGTTAG is drawn from Saccopteryx leptura isolate mSacLep1 chromosome 1, mSacLep1_pri_phased_curated, whole genome shotgun sequence and contains these coding sequences:
- the LOC136388558 gene encoding secretoglobin family 1D member 2-like, giving the protein MKPVLCVLLVTLAFCCYEANAAVCSPLVSDLARFFWETPSNFRANLKKYNAPRQAVQAVVKLKGCVDQMPDDKRMKFIETLRNVVVACNQ